The Mycobacterium sp. EPa45 genomic interval CGGGCATGCCTAACGCTCCTCGGGTCGGACTGATCATGGGCTCCGACAGCGACTGGCCCGTCATGGAAGCGGCCGCCGAGGCGCTGGCCGAGTTCGAGGTGCCGTTCGAGGTCGGCGTGGTGTCGGCGCACCGCACGCCTGCTCGGATGCTGGAGTACGCGCGAGACGCGGCTGGGCGCGACATTCGGGTGATCATCGCCGGCGCGGGCGGGGCGGCTCACCTGCCCGGGATGGTGGCTTCGGCCACGCCGTTGCCGGTGATCGGGGTGCCGGTGCCGCTGGCCAAGCTCGACGGGTTGGATTCGCTGCTGTCGATCGTGCAGATGCCGGCGGGAGTGCCGGTGGCCACCGTGTCGATCGGCGGTGCCCGCAACGCCGGGCTGCTGGCCGTGCGAATCCTGGGCGCCTCGGACGTGGCGCTCCGCAAGCGGATGCAGAGCTTTCAGGATGATCTGGAAGCCCAGGTGCTGGCCAAGGACCGCGCGTTGCGCGAGCGATTACTCGGTGAGTGACGATCCGGGTAAAGTTACCGGTGAGTAGCAAGGAGGCTGTGATGGCTGGAAACCCGGATTTCGACGTATTCAAGTTGCCCGAGGAGCACGACGAGCTGCGGGCAGCGATCCGCGCACTGGCGGAGAAAGAGATCGCTCCCCACGCCGCGGACGTCGACGAGAACTCGCGCTTTCCCTCCGAGGCCCTGGACGCGCTGAACGCTTCGGGGTTCAACGCCGTCCACGTGCCGGAGGAGTACGGCGGGCAGGGCGCGGACTCGGTGGCGGCGTGCATCGTCATCGAGGAGGTTGCGCGGGTCGACGCGTCGGCGTCGCTGATTCCCGCCGTGAACAAGCTCGGCACGATGGGCTTGATCCTGCGGGGGTCGGACGAACTGAAGAAGCAGGTGCTGCCGCAGATCGCCGAGGGCGCGATGGCCTCCTACGGGCTGAGCGAACGCGAGGCCGGCAGCGATGCGGCGTCGATGAAGACCCGCGCCAAGGCCGACGGCGACGACTGGATCCTCAATGGCGCGAAAGCCTGGATCACCAACGGCGGCAAGT includes:
- the purE gene encoding 5-(carboxyamino)imidazole ribonucleotide mutase; protein product: MPNAPRVGLIMGSDSDWPVMEAAAEALAEFEVPFEVGVVSAHRTPARMLEYARDAAGRDIRVIIAGAGGAAHLPGMVASATPLPVIGVPVPLAKLDGLDSLLSIVQMPAGVPVATVSIGGARNAGLLAVRILGASDVALRKRMQSFQDDLEAQVLAKDRALRERLLGE